A single Carnobacterium inhibens subsp. inhibens DSM 13024 DNA region contains:
- a CDS encoding coiled-coil domain-containing protein, protein MEEYEALQAKLKTLLKKETSAKIRYEENNERYELAKETFDKESEDVEKLQTESLSTFLKRMVGNYDKKLDKEMQEQLTAKMELDLSLALLLEAREDLAAIQSAVEQNTAQIKQLKDVLYRQDTHFREKITDEEIKRAQLKQELIELDEASAAGEKVLEGIDDALEDLDSADSFSTWDMFTDSSLIFDMMKYDKINKAEAKMSQLEQLLENYTKELKDLSLDTYLSYEKFSGMGKTFDIFFDNLFSDWDTKAKIGRNIDMLETLGKSIVDLQGKLELNRQELEKQIKESETLF, encoded by the coding sequence ATGGAAGAATACGAAGCTTTACAAGCAAAATTAAAGACTCTGTTAAAAAAAGAAACCTCTGCCAAAATAAGATACGAAGAAAATAATGAACGCTACGAACTAGCAAAGGAAACTTTTGATAAAGAAAGTGAAGATGTCGAAAAGTTACAAACGGAATCCTTGTCCACTTTTTTAAAACGTATGGTTGGAAATTATGATAAAAAATTAGACAAAGAAATGCAAGAACAGCTTACTGCTAAAATGGAATTAGATTTATCTTTAGCTTTATTGCTTGAAGCTAGAGAAGATTTAGCCGCTATTCAATCAGCTGTTGAGCAAAATACCGCTCAAATCAAACAATTAAAAGACGTTTTATACCGTCAAGATACTCATTTCCGTGAAAAAATTACTGACGAAGAAATAAAACGGGCTCAGTTAAAACAAGAATTAATTGAATTAGATGAAGCATCTGCTGCTGGAGAAAAAGTATTGGAAGGCATTGATGATGCTCTAGAGGATTTAGATTCCGCTGATTCTTTTTCAACCTGGGATATGTTTACAGACAGCAGCCTTATATTTGATATGATGAAATACGATAAAATTAATAAGGCTGAAGCTAAAATGAGCCAATTAGAACAACTATTAGAAAATTATACCAAAGAACTAAAAGACCTTTCTTTAGATACTTATCTTAGCTACGAAAAATTTAGCGGCATGGGTAAGACTTTCGACATTTTCTTTGATAATCTCTTTTCAGATTGGGATACAAAAGCAAAAATTGGCCGCAATATTGATATGCTTGAAACGCTCGGCAAATCAATCGTCGACTTACAAGGCAAACTTGAACTAAACAGACAAGAGCTCGAAAAACAAATCAAAGAATCAGAAACTTTGTTTTAA
- the chvE gene encoding multiple monosaccharide ABC transporter substrate-binding protein, protein MKNFKKLVLTFVGLMSVVLLAACGGSEAEESKAYIGISMPTQSAERWIDDGNNMVTELEELGYKTDLQYAEDVVGNQVSQIENMITKGVDVLVIASVDGSALTDVLQKAKDEGIEVVAYDRLLMNSENVDYYATFDNFGVGVLGASYIEDALGLKDGEGPFNIELFGGSPDDNNAVINFDGVMSVFKPYLDNGQLVVPSGQTEFNQIATLRWDGATAQSRMDNLLSANYTEETIDAVLSPYDPISLGIISSLKGVGYGTDSKPLPVITGQDANLPAIKSMVAGEQTQTIFKDTRELASVTIDMIEAIVNDEEVEVNDTETYDNGVKVVPTFTVEPVSVDVNNYKEALIDSEYYTEEEIGK, encoded by the coding sequence ATAAAAAATTTCAAAAAATTGGTTCTAACTTTCGTCGGATTAATGTCAGTTGTACTATTAGCAGCATGCGGAGGCTCTGAAGCAGAGGAATCAAAAGCGTATATAGGTATTTCCATGCCTACACAGTCAGCAGAACGATGGATCGATGATGGAAATAACATGGTTACAGAATTAGAAGAATTAGGGTACAAAACTGACTTACAATATGCGGAAGACGTTGTAGGTAATCAGGTATCTCAAATTGAAAATATGATTACAAAAGGCGTAGATGTTCTTGTAATCGCTTCCGTGGATGGATCAGCTTTAACTGATGTATTGCAAAAAGCCAAAGATGAAGGAATTGAAGTTGTTGCGTATGATAGATTGCTTATGAATAGTGAAAATGTAGATTACTATGCAACATTTGATAATTTTGGCGTTGGAGTTTTAGGTGCATCTTATATTGAAGATGCTTTAGGGTTAAAAGATGGAGAAGGTCCTTTTAACATTGAATTATTTGGGGGCTCACCAGATGACAATAATGCTGTTATTAACTTTGATGGAGTTATGTCTGTATTTAAACCATACCTTGATAATGGACAATTAGTTGTTCCTAGTGGACAAACTGAATTTAATCAAATTGCGACGTTGCGTTGGGATGGAGCAACTGCACAATCGCGTATGGATAATCTTTTAAGTGCTAATTACACTGAAGAAACGATAGACGCTGTTTTATCTCCATACGATCCAATTAGTTTAGGAATTATTTCTTCACTAAAAGGAGTAGGTTATGGTACAGATAGCAAACCACTACCCGTTATTACAGGACAAGATGCTAACTTACCAGCAATTAAATCTATGGTAGCCGGTGAACAAACACAAACAATTTTTAAAGACACTAGAGAATTAGCTTCAGTAACAATCGATATGATTGAAGCCATTGTGAATGATGAAGAAGTAGAAGTTAATGATACAGAAACATATGATAATGGTGTGAAAGTCGTTCCTACTTTTACTGTAGAACCAGTTTCAGTAGATGTTAATAATTATAAAGAAGCTTTAATTGATAGCGAATATTATACAGAAGAAGAAATTGGTAAATAA
- a CDS encoding SDR family oxidoreductase, with the protein MVQETYLITGAGTGFGKGIALGLAEQGKKVIAGVETMSEVSALVKEAKEKEIEIQVEKLDVTDPADRERAWTWDVDVLLNNAGISEGGSLVDIPEERLRNQFEVNVFGPILLTQKIAKAMVKKQRGKIVFMSSVSGLMADPLSGPYGGSKFTLEAFAESLSKELQEFNVQVSTINPGPYLTGFNDREFEAWRTWRDNPEERIFDYTQLAFPYEQFDPEELIKEAIKVMTGETNDYRNVIPKAMGSMIKKRQKELWDKKTDENLGERHEMVQKSIDIEPATTPTKGIVNKIKDKL; encoded by the coding sequence ATGGTACAAGAAACGTATTTGATTACAGGTGCAGGTACAGGATTTGGAAAAGGTATTGCTTTAGGTCTGGCGGAACAAGGAAAAAAAGTTATCGCAGGGGTCGAAACAATGTCAGAAGTGTCTGCTCTTGTAAAAGAAGCAAAAGAAAAAGAAATTGAGATACAAGTTGAGAAATTGGACGTAACTGATCCAGCAGATAGAGAAAGAGCATGGACATGGGATGTTGATGTATTATTGAATAACGCCGGAATTTCAGAAGGTGGATCTTTGGTAGATATACCAGAAGAACGATTACGTAATCAATTTGAAGTAAATGTATTCGGACCAATCTTATTAACTCAAAAAATAGCCAAAGCAATGGTTAAGAAACAAAGAGGGAAAATCGTGTTTATGTCTTCTGTTTCTGGTCTGATGGCAGATCCATTATCAGGACCTTATGGTGGATCAAAATTTACATTGGAAGCATTTGCCGAGTCTTTAAGCAAAGAACTTCAGGAATTCAATGTACAAGTGTCAACCATTAATCCCGGACCTTACTTGACGGGCTTCAATGACCGCGAGTTTGAAGCTTGGAGAACTTGGAGAGATAATCCAGAAGAACGCATTTTCGACTATACACAGCTGGCGTTCCCTTATGAACAATTTGATCCTGAAGAGCTCATCAAAGAGGCTATTAAAGTAATGACTGGCGAAACGAACGACTATCGTAATGTTATTCCTAAAGCAATGGGATCAATGATTAAAAAGAGACAAAAGGAATTGTGGGATAAAAAGACCGATGAAAATCTTGGAGAAAGACATGAAATGGTTCAAAAATCAATTGATATTGAACCAGCTACAACTCCTACAAAAGGCATCGTGAATAAAATAAAAGATAAACTATAA
- the mmsA gene encoding multiple monosaccharide ABC transporter ATP-binding protein, whose translation MRNITKDFSGVKALDNVNLKVKKGEIHALCGENGAGKSTLMKVLSGVYPFGDYSGDIIYNGEINQFKSISDSEQKGIVIIHQELALIPYLSVKENIFLGNEQSKRGIIDWNLTEKKASNLLNIVGLSISPNALVTQLGVGQQQLVEIAKAFSKNVQLLILDEPTAALNEDDSENLLELLKEFKKQGITSIIISHKLNEITAIADNVTIIRDGKAIETLSNDQIEENRIIKGMVGRDLTNRYPDRKPKIGEKIFEVKNWNVYHPLDTTRKVNDNINFHINAGEIVGIAGLMGAGRTEFAMSVFGKSYGSNISGEIIKNDKEIKVNNVSDAIKNRIAYLSEDRKNYGLNLLQDIKENITIASLSKISSSGVIDKEKEIIEAEKYRDNMRIKTKDVYQNVGSLSGGNQQKVVLGKWLMSEPDVLFLDEPTRGIDVGAKFEIYSIIEQMASAGKAICIISSELPEILGMCDRIYTMNAGRFTGNIPKEGATQEDLMKLMTAEEAMI comes from the coding sequence ATGAGAAACATAACAAAAGATTTTTCAGGAGTAAAAGCGTTAGACAATGTTAATCTTAAAGTTAAAAAAGGAGAAATTCATGCTTTATGTGGAGAAAATGGAGCAGGGAAATCAACACTTATGAAGGTTCTTAGTGGTGTGTATCCCTTTGGAGATTACTCGGGAGATATTATTTATAATGGTGAAATTAATCAGTTTAAATCAATATCTGACAGTGAACAAAAAGGGATTGTTATCATTCATCAAGAATTAGCACTTATTCCATATTTGTCAGTAAAAGAAAATATCTTTTTAGGTAATGAACAATCAAAGAGAGGAATTATTGATTGGAATTTAACTGAAAAGAAAGCATCGAATTTATTGAACATAGTTGGTTTATCTATTTCCCCAAATGCTTTAGTTACTCAATTAGGAGTTGGACAGCAACAGCTAGTCGAAATAGCTAAGGCTTTTTCTAAGAATGTTCAATTACTAATATTAGATGAGCCAACTGCGGCTCTAAACGAAGATGATAGTGAAAATCTTTTAGAGCTCCTCAAAGAATTTAAAAAACAGGGAATAACGTCAATTATCATCTCTCATAAATTGAATGAAATAACAGCTATTGCAGATAATGTAACAATTATTCGAGATGGAAAAGCAATTGAAACATTGTCAAATGACCAAATTGAAGAAAATCGTATTATTAAGGGAATGGTTGGGAGAGACTTGACCAACAGGTATCCTGATAGAAAACCTAAAATAGGAGAAAAAATATTTGAAGTAAAGAATTGGAATGTCTATCATCCTCTCGATACAACAAGAAAAGTGAACGATAATATTAATTTTCACATTAATGCCGGTGAAATAGTAGGTATAGCTGGACTAATGGGAGCAGGCAGAACTGAATTCGCTATGAGTGTGTTTGGAAAGTCTTATGGATCTAATATTAGTGGGGAAATTATAAAGAACGATAAAGAAATTAAAGTGAATAATGTGTCAGATGCTATTAAAAACCGTATTGCTTATCTTTCAGAAGATAGAAAAAATTATGGATTGAACTTATTACAAGATATTAAAGAAAATATCACGATAGCAAGTTTATCTAAAATTTCAAGCAGTGGTGTTATAGATAAAGAAAAAGAAATTATTGAAGCAGAGAAGTATCGAGATAATATGCGAATAAAAACAAAGGATGTTTATCAAAATGTAGGAAGTTTAAGTGGAGGAAATCAACAAAAGGTTGTCTTAGGTAAGTGGTTGATGTCTGAACCAGATGTCCTTTTTCTTGATGAACCTACTCGTGGTATTGACGTAGGAGCAAAATTTGAAATCTATTCTATTATTGAACAAATGGCAAGTGCAGGAAAAGCTATTTGTATAATTTCATCAGAATTACCTGAAATATTAGGTATGTGTGACAGAATTTATACAATGAATGCAGGCCGTTTTACGGGTAATATCCCTAAAGAAGGAGCTACACAAGAAGATTTGATGAAATTGATGACTGCTGAGGAGGCAATGATTTAA
- a CDS encoding HAD-IA family hydrolase, which translates to MFKHVIWDFDGTLFDTYPVMAKIFKDLLEKENIEEPIDEIVKKMQVSMAFTLNYYKKKYNISSEFINEYQIQRKIKELTLAKPFAEIEDICNYIHSTNRKNYLYTHRGESSVTLLKSHGLYGYFADFITLEHGFERKPIPDALNYLIDKHSIHRDEAIMIGDRELDLLAAKNAGISACYFNENSEENDNSDYIIDDFKQLYAIL; encoded by the coding sequence ATGTTTAAACATGTGATTTGGGATTTTGATGGAACACTTTTTGATACTTACCCAGTAATGGCAAAAATTTTTAAAGACTTACTGGAAAAAGAAAATATAGAAGAACCAATAGATGAAATAGTAAAAAAAATGCAAGTATCTATGGCTTTTACTTTAAATTACTATAAAAAGAAATATAACATAAGTAGTGAGTTTATAAATGAATACCAAATCCAACGAAAAATTAAAGAACTTACATTAGCCAAACCGTTCGCTGAAATTGAGGATATTTGCAACTATATCCATTCAACTAATAGAAAAAATTATTTGTATACTCATAGAGGAGAATCATCGGTAACATTGTTGAAGAGTCATGGTTTGTATGGTTATTTCGCTGACTTCATTACATTAGAGCATGGTTTTGAAAGAAAACCAATCCCAGATGCACTTAATTACCTGATAGATAAGCACTCCATCCATCGCGATGAAGCAATTATGATTGGGGATCGAGAGTTAGATCTATTAGCTGCAAAAAATGCAGGAATCAGTGCTTGTTACTTTAATGAAAATAGTGAAGAAAATGATAATTCTGATTATATAATTGATGACTTTAAGCAATTGTATGCTATTTTGTAA
- the mmsB gene encoding multiple monosaccharide ABC transporter permease has protein sequence MEQINRKKILPKENNNEKKTTKDLALDILSKYSMIFILIAILIAFQILTDGILWKPLNITNLILQNSHVLVLAIGMLLVILLGDVDLSVGSVVAFVGAASAVMMIQWQWNPMVAIVASLLIGGLIGAWNGFWVSYIGIPAFIVTLAGLLSFRGLTQVILGGTTLAPFPTFFTKLSSGYIPDFISNGELHITSILIGLILSLLSVWNMWKARKRKKDNLFEVESSAWFIIKVGIMFASIMLLTFVLASYQGYPVILILLAVLIMIYGFVTTKSTLGRQIYAIGGNRKAAELSGVKTKKLTFWIFVNMGVLSALAGLIVASRLNAATPNAGNGFELDAIAAVYIGGASASGGIGTILGAVIGGLIMGILNNGMSIMGVGIDWQQAIKGLILLLAVAFDVYSRKRKAT, from the coding sequence ATGGAACAGATAAATAGAAAAAAAATACTGCCAAAAGAAAATAATAATGAGAAAAAAACAACTAAAGATCTAGCATTGGATATCCTTAGTAAATATAGTATGATTTTTATTTTAATAGCTATTTTAATAGCTTTTCAAATCTTAACAGATGGAATCCTCTGGAAACCTTTAAATATTACCAACTTGATTTTACAAAATAGTCATGTATTGGTTTTGGCTATAGGTATGTTATTGGTCATCTTATTAGGAGATGTTGATTTATCAGTAGGATCAGTAGTGGCTTTTGTAGGTGCTGCTTCTGCTGTTATGATGATTCAATGGCAATGGAATCCAATGGTTGCTATTGTAGCTTCATTACTAATTGGTGGATTAATTGGAGCTTGGAATGGTTTTTGGGTTTCATATATAGGTATTCCTGCATTTATTGTTACGTTAGCAGGGCTACTCTCTTTTAGAGGGTTAACTCAGGTCATTCTTGGCGGTACAACTCTTGCACCTTTTCCAACATTTTTTACTAAATTAAGTTCAGGATACATACCTGATTTTATTAGTAATGGTGAATTGCATATAACTTCAATCTTAATAGGATTAATTTTATCATTGCTTTCAGTGTGGAACATGTGGAAAGCACGTAAAAGAAAAAAAGATAATTTATTTGAAGTTGAATCATCAGCATGGTTTATCATTAAAGTAGGTATTATGTTTGCTTCAATCATGTTGTTAACTTTTGTATTAGCTTCTTATCAAGGTTATCCAGTTATCTTAATTCTGTTAGCTGTCTTAATTATGATTTATGGATTTGTAACAACAAAATCAACCCTTGGAAGACAGATATATGCAATAGGTGGAAATCGAAAAGCCGCTGAATTGTCAGGTGTTAAAACAAAGAAACTTACTTTTTGGATTTTTGTAAATATGGGCGTTTTGTCTGCTTTGGCTGGATTGATAGTAGCTTCTAGATTGAATGCAGCTACTCCTAATGCTGGTAACGGATTTGAATTAGATGCGATTGCCGCAGTATATATAGGTGGAGCATCAGCTTCAGGCGGTATTGGTACAATTCTTGGAGCTGTTATAGGTGGATTGATAATGGGTATTTTGAATAATGGAATGTCTATTATGGGAGTCGGAATTGATTGGCAACAAGCTATAAAAGGTTTAATATTACTACTTGCTGTTGCTTTTGATGTCTATAGCAGAAAAAGAAAAGCAACATAA